In the genome of Sphingomonas naphthae, one region contains:
- a CDS encoding cytochrome P460 family protein: MRLKVLLTGAVAISGALAFRAAQGNARAAAATGGTPAYTKGGRLIVPADYREWVFLSSGIDTSYTERPVHQFDNVFAPRDAYRAFLKTGVWPDKTVLIVENRAVETKGSITRSGQFQTSGVIGLERAADRLNRLGIPDGRWM, from the coding sequence ATGCGATTAAAGGTTCTGCTAACCGGTGCAGTAGCGATAAGCGGGGCGCTCGCGTTTCGCGCTGCTCAGGGCAATGCTCGCGCTGCTGCCGCGACTGGCGGAACGCCCGCTTACACGAAGGGTGGCCGATTGATTGTTCCGGCCGATTACCGCGAATGGGTGTTCCTCTCGTCGGGTATCGACACGAGCTATACCGAGCGCCCGGTGCACCAGTTCGACAATGTGTTTGCGCCGCGCGATGCCTATCGCGCTTTTCTCAAGACCGGCGTCTGGCCCGACAAGACGGTGCTGATCGTCGAAAATCGCGCGGTGGAGACCAAGGGTTCGATCACCAGATCCGGCCAGTTCCAGACCAGTGGCGTGATTGGACTAGAGCGTGCTGCGGATAGATTGAATCGATTGGGGATTCCCGACGGTCGCTGGATGTGA
- a CDS encoding IS630 family transposase (programmed frameshift) — MARAYSQDLRDRVIDAVLRGGESRRSASRRFGVSEASAIKWVQRVERLGDRRCAGTGGHRPSKVKPERDWLLATIAEEPDITLAALSARLLAERGVRADTGMLSRFFTGEGISFKKTVLPSEQDRRDVARRRASWKRYQGKLDPRRLVFIDETWAKTNMTRTHGRCRRGERLHAKVPHGHWKTLTFLAALRHDRIDAPAVIDGPINGKSFLAYVEQILIPTLGPGDIVILDNLGSHKGEAVRSAIRAAGARLLFLPPYSPDLNPIEQVFAKLKTLLRKAAERTVETTWRRIGSLLDAFYPSECANYLVNSGYASI, encoded by the exons ATGGCACGAGCCTATTCGCAAGATTTGAGGGACCGGGTGATCGATGCGGTGCTGCGTGGCGGAGAGAGCCGGCGGTCTGCGTCGCGGCGCTTCGGGGTAAGCGAGGCCTCGGCGATCAAATGGGTGCAGCGGGTCGAGCGGCTGGGTGACCGGCGGTGCGCCGGCACTGGCGGGCACCGTCCCTCGAAGGTGAAGCCGGAGCGCGACTGGTTGCTGGCGACGATCGCGGAGGAGCCCGACATCACACTGGCGGCCCTGTCGGCCCGGCTACTGGCCGAGCGCGGCGTACGGGCGGACACCGGCATGCTGTCGCGCTTCTTCACCGGCGAAGGCATCAGCTTC AAAAAAACCGTGCTGCCCAGCGAGCAGGACCGGCGTGACGTTGCCCGCCGGCGGGCGAGCTGGAAACGGTATCAGGGCAAGCTCGATCCCCGGCGGCTGGTCTTTATCGACGAGACCTGGGCCAAGACCAACATGACGCGCACCCATGGGCGTTGTCGGCGCGGGGAGCGTCTCCATGCCAAGGTGCCGCATGGCCACTGGAAGACGCTGACTTTCCTGGCGGCGCTCCGCCACGACCGGATCGATGCACCTGCGGTGATCGATGGCCCGATCAACGGCAAAAGCTTCCTCGCCTACGTCGAGCAAATCCTCATCCCGACGCTTGGCCCCGGCGACATCGTCATCCTCGACAATCTCGGCAGCCACAAAGGTGAGGCTGTGCGCAGCGCCATCCGGGCCGCAGGTGCAAGGCTACTGTTCCTTCCGCCCTACAGCCCAGACCTCAACCCGATCGAGCAGGTCTTCGCCAAGCTCAAGACGCTCCTCCGCAAGGCCGCAGAGCGCACTGTCGAAACCACATGGCGACGCATCGGATCGCTCCTCGACGCCTTCTACCCGTCCGAATGCGCCAATTACCTCGTCAACTCCGGCTATGCTTCAATCTAA
- a CDS encoding IS3 family transposase (programmed frameshift), with protein MRRGRFTEDQIIGVLREHEAGVKTAELCRKHGISDATFYNWKAKYGGMTVSEAARLRTLEDENRRLKKLLAESMLDVSALKDLPGKKLTRSVDRYAAVEKLMADHGFSERRACRLIGVNRSAWQYEPLRGKDDAVRERMREIANERRRFGYRRLAVLLRREGKGMNLKKMYRLYREERLTVRKRGGRKRALGTRAPMAIPQEPNQRWSLDFVSDALACGRRFRLLNVIDDYSRECLACIVDTSLSGRRVVRELTAIAERRGLPCMVVSDNGTELTSHAVLAWCQDTGVEWHYIAPGKPQQNGFVESFNGRLRDECLNEHLFSSLAAARRIIEAWRTDYNTVRPHSSLGGMAPAEFTNRPRQGHEDTEANLSAA; from the exons ATGCGTCGAGGCCGTTTTACCGAGGACCAGATTATTGGCGTGCTGCGTGAGCACGAGGCGGGCGTGAAGACCGCCGAGCTATGCCGGAAGCATGGCATCAGCGATGCGACGTTCTACAACTGGAAGGCGAAGTACGGCGGCATGACCGTGTCGGAGGCGGCGCGGTTGCGCACGCTCGAGGATGAGAACCGTCGGCTGAAGAAGCTGCTGGCGGAGTCGATGCTGGACGTGTCGGCGCTGAAGGATCTGC CTGGGAAAAAACTGACCCGGTCTGTGGATCGCTACGCTGCGGTGGAGAAGCTGATGGCCGACCACGGCTTCTCCGAGCGTCGCGCTTGCAGACTGATCGGGGTCAACCGGTCGGCATGGCAATATGAGCCGCTTCGCGGGAAGGACGACGCTGTGCGCGAACGGATGCGCGAGATCGCCAACGAGCGTCGTCGGTTCGGTTATCGCCGGCTGGCGGTCCTGCTCCGGCGTGAAGGCAAGGGCATGAACCTGAAGAAGATGTACCGGCTGTATCGCGAGGAGCGGCTGACGGTGCGAAAGCGCGGCGGCCGAAAACGAGCGTTGGGCACGCGGGCGCCGATGGCGATTCCGCAGGAACCCAACCAGCGCTGGTCGCTCGACTTCGTGTCGGATGCATTGGCCTGCGGCCGGCGGTTCCGCCTGCTCAATGTCATCGACGACTACAGCCGGGAGTGCCTGGCCTGCATCGTCGATACCTCGCTGTCAGGGCGGCGTGTCGTGCGGGAGCTGACGGCCATCGCCGAGCGTCGTGGGCTGCCATGCATGGTGGTCAGCGACAACGGGACCGAACTGACCAGTCACGCCGTCCTCGCCTGGTGCCAGGACACGGGCGTGGAGTGGCATTACATCGCGCCGGGCAAGCCGCAGCAGAACGGCTTTGTCGAGAGCTTCAATGGTCGCTTGCGCGACGAGTGCCTGAACGAGCACCTGTTCTCCTCGCTGGCTGCGGCGAGACGGATCATCGAGGCATGGCGGACAGACTATAACACCGTGCGTCCGCACAGCAGCCTCGGCGGCATGGCGCCCGCCGAGTTTACCAACCGCCCCCGCCAGGGGCATGAGGACACCGAAGCTAACTTATCAGCGGCATGA
- a CDS encoding permease — protein MIDKIEHALLMAAGMFWQTGWSLVLGFGISALLQAIVPAEQMQRALGRGGIRQIALATVAGAASSSCSYASAAIMRTMFKKGAALVASLAFLFASTNLVIELGIILYLLLGWQFMVAEWIGGLVLIAVMSMLVKLTLPKSLVDEARHHEETGAGHQHEGATGKGETWRQRLTAPGTRVAVARNFTMEWRMLWKDLLAGFLIGGIISAFVPDSVWRALFFTDAPLAIQAPANAVIGPIVAMLTFVCSIGNVPLAAVLWAGGASFGGVLAFLYADLIVLPLLDAYRRYFGWRMAAYMGGVFFVTMAIAALVMEGAFTWLHLVPDRAVSIRERVTDFSLNYTFYLNLIAIGVALWLYTLSRKAPMTHEQHA, from the coding sequence ATGATCGACAAGATCGAGCACGCGCTGCTGATGGCGGCCGGTATGTTTTGGCAGACCGGCTGGAGCCTGGTGCTGGGCTTCGGCATCTCCGCGCTGTTACAGGCGATCGTGCCCGCCGAGCAGATGCAGCGTGCGCTGGGACGCGGCGGTATCCGCCAGATCGCATTGGCCACCGTCGCGGGCGCGGCCAGTTCAAGTTGCTCCTACGCATCCGCCGCGATCATGCGGACGATGTTCAAGAAGGGCGCGGCACTGGTCGCGAGCCTCGCCTTCCTCTTCGCCTCGACCAATCTCGTCATCGAACTCGGGATCATCCTGTATCTGTTGCTCGGGTGGCAGTTCATGGTCGCGGAATGGATCGGCGGGCTCGTCCTGATCGCGGTGATGAGTATGCTGGTGAAGCTCACGCTACCCAAATCGCTGGTCGACGAAGCCCGACATCACGAAGAGACCGGCGCCGGCCACCAGCACGAAGGCGCCACCGGCAAGGGTGAAACCTGGCGCCAGCGCCTGACCGCCCCCGGCACGCGCGTCGCCGTCGCGCGGAATTTCACGATGGAATGGCGGATGCTATGGAAGGACCTGCTCGCCGGTTTCCTGATTGGCGGGATCATTTCGGCGTTCGTGCCCGACAGCGTTTGGCGCGCGCTGTTCTTCACCGACGCGCCGCTGGCGATCCAGGCGCCGGCCAACGCGGTCATCGGTCCCATCGTCGCCATGCTGACCTTCGTCTGCTCGATCGGCAACGTGCCGCTGGCGGCGGTCCTATGGGCGGGCGGCGCGAGCTTCGGCGGCGTGCTCGCGTTTCTCTATGCCGACCTGATCGTGCTGCCGCTGCTGGACGCCTATCGCCGCTATTTCGGATGGCGCATGGCGGCCTATATGGGCGGCGTGTTCTTCGTGACGATGGCGATCGCCGCGCTCGTCATGGAGGGCGCCTTCACCTGGCTGCACCTCGTGCCCGACCGCGCCGTGTCGATCCGCGAGCGCGTGACCGATTTCAGCCTGAACTACACCTTCTACCTCAACCTGATCGCGATCGGCGTGGCGCTGTGGCTTTACACGCTATCCCGCAAAGCCCCGATGACGCATGAGCAACACGCATGA
- a CDS encoding DUF2254 domain-containing protein → MRARLLRIADHLRESYWFLPSIMAVGAMLLAAGLVWLDSHHATTWMDRMPWLQAARPDGARSLLSSIGGSMIGVAGTTFSVTIAAVVYASGQYGPRLLSNFMSDRGNQVTLGTFIATFLYSLIVVRTIRSPGEIAGETAFVPQLAVLVGVLLVLCSIAVLIFFIHHVPSRIHINSVIERIGDRLIAEIDNRFPVFVGQPLDERADDPRIPAAFRPDADVAAIERLAAVRAKDTGYIQLIDEAALIDTARDHGLILRLQYQPGDFTHRGSVLVEAWPAEDLDDDAAKALRAAFAIGSRRTALQDLRFPIDELVEIAARALSPGVNDPFTANSCLDWLGAALSDLARRDLPSRLRADDDGALRVIAHPMTFAGFIDRAFGALAQYASADMITGNRCLAALGDVALSCDAPDRVAVLARQATAFRELAEDALSGANRRAVLARADQLLHALAEPDYKRRLRDRNAWLGGTA, encoded by the coding sequence GTGAGAGCCCGTCTGCTGCGCATTGCCGATCATCTGCGCGAGAGTTACTGGTTCCTGCCGTCAATTATGGCGGTCGGCGCGATGCTGTTGGCGGCGGGACTGGTCTGGCTCGACAGCCATCATGCGACGACCTGGATGGACCGCATGCCCTGGCTCCAGGCCGCGCGACCCGATGGTGCGCGCAGCCTGTTGTCGTCGATCGGTGGTTCGATGATCGGCGTCGCCGGCACCACCTTCTCGGTCACGATCGCGGCGGTCGTCTATGCCTCGGGCCAGTACGGCCCGCGCCTGCTCAGCAACTTCATGTCCGATCGCGGCAACCAGGTGACGCTGGGCACCTTCATCGCGACCTTCCTCTACTCGCTGATCGTGGTCCGCACGATCCGCTCGCCCGGTGAGATCGCGGGCGAGACCGCGTTCGTGCCGCAACTGGCCGTGCTGGTCGGTGTACTGCTGGTGCTTTGCTCGATCGCGGTGCTGATCTTCTTCATCCACCACGTTCCCAGCCGCATCCATATCAACAGCGTGATCGAGCGGATCGGCGACCGGCTGATCGCGGAGATCGACAATCGCTTCCCGGTCTTTGTCGGCCAGCCGCTTGACGAGCGTGCCGACGACCCACGCATCCCCGCCGCCTTCCGCCCCGACGCCGATGTCGCCGCGATCGAGCGCCTTGCCGCCGTCCGCGCGAAGGACACCGGCTATATCCAGTTGATCGACGAGGCCGCGCTGATCGATACCGCGCGCGATCATGGCCTGATCCTGCGCCTGCAATATCAGCCCGGCGACTTCACCCATCGCGGCAGCGTTCTGGTCGAGGCCTGGCCTGCCGAGGATCTGGACGACGATGCCGCAAAGGCCCTGCGCGCCGCCTTCGCGATCGGATCACGGCGGACGGCGTTACAGGATCTGCGCTTCCCGATCGACGAACTGGTCGAGATCGCGGCGCGCGCGCTGTCGCCCGGTGTCAACGATCCGTTCACCGCGAATTCCTGCCTCGACTGGCTCGGCGCGGCGCTGTCCGATCTGGCGCGGCGTGACCTGCCGTCGCGACTGCGCGCGGACGATGACGGCGCGCTTCGCGTTATCGCGCACCCAATGACGTTTGCCGGCTTCATCGACCGCGCGTTCGGGGCGCTCGCGCAATATGCCTCTGCCGACATGATCACCGGCAATCGCTGCCTCGCGGCACTTGGCGACGTCGCGCTCAGTTGCGACGCGCCCGACCGGGTCGCCGTGCTGGCGCGGCAGGCGACCGCGTTCCGTGAACTCGCCGAGGATGCGCTGTCGGGCGCCAATCGCCGCGCGGTGCTGGCGCGCGCGGACCAATTGCTGCATGCGCTTGCCGAACCCGATTACAAGCGCCGCCTGCGCGACCGCAATGCGTGGCTTGGCGGCACTGCTTAA
- a CDS encoding DNA-binding domain-containing protein, which translates to MSLLALQRDFRAWLVDEDAGAARRLGVSAVPGLGVYQNNYRAQLVACLEETFARTRDWIGGGAFHEAVITHIARVPPNNWTLDAYPRDFPATLAMLYPDDAEVAELAWIDLALGEAFVGPDAVALTTEELPGVDWDTAILRLTPTLDLADLTTNATAIWSALAEGEVPPAVEALPQTGAILVWRQGLSAQFRAIDHYERQALLSARDGLSFAELCDVMVASRGETEGIARAGALLGRWVADGLIVATQ; encoded by the coding sequence GTGAGCCTCCTTGCCCTCCAGCGCGATTTCAGGGCGTGGCTCGTCGATGAGGACGCGGGTGCGGCCCGGCGCCTCGGCGTGTCGGCCGTACCGGGTCTCGGGGTCTACCAGAACAATTACCGCGCGCAGCTTGTCGCCTGCCTTGAGGAGACTTTCGCACGCACGCGCGATTGGATCGGCGGCGGCGCATTTCACGAAGCGGTCATCACGCATATCGCCCGCGTGCCGCCGAACAACTGGACACTTGACGCCTATCCGCGCGATTTCCCGGCAACGCTGGCGATGCTCTATCCGGACGATGCCGAGGTCGCGGAACTTGCCTGGATCGATCTTGCGCTCGGCGAGGCTTTTGTCGGCCCCGATGCGGTCGCGCTGACGACGGAGGAGCTGCCAGGCGTCGATTGGGACACGGCGATCCTGCGCTTGACCCCGACGCTCGATCTTGCCGATCTCACCACCAACGCGACGGCGATCTGGTCGGCGCTTGCCGAGGGAGAAGTGCCCCCCGCGGTCGAGGCACTTCCGCAGACCGGTGCCATCCTGGTATGGCGACAAGGGCTGTCCGCGCAGTTCCGCGCGATCGATCACTACGAGCGCCAGGCGCTTTTGTCGGCACGTGACGGCCTGTCGTTCGCGGAATTGTGCGACGTGATGGTGGCCTCCCGGGGCGAGACCGAGGGCATCGCCCGTGCTGGCGCATTGCTAGGACGATGGGTCGCCGACGGGCTGATCGTCGCGACGCAATGA
- a CDS encoding DUF692 domain-containing protein gives MTIPFAGYGLGLRKPHYADFLDGYVDVDFVEVISENFMVPGGRPRQILRGVRARHPVALHGVSMSIGSADGLDGAYLTRLRALVDEIEPLFVSDHLSWSRIEGFNSHDLLPLPYTEEALDLVCANVDRAQDALGRTMLIENPSSYIDFAPADMTEWQFLDRVCGRTDCGLLLDVNNVFVSATNHGFDPIAYLDGVPHDRVRQIHLAGHSQGKELLIDTHDKPVPTSVWDLYAHVIPRLGAVATMIERDDDIPPLADLLSELGTARQIGGKMLARAA, from the coding sequence GTTACGGCCTCGGCCTGCGCAAACCGCACTATGCCGATTTCCTCGATGGCTACGTCGATGTCGATTTCGTCGAGGTGATCTCCGAGAATTTCATGGTACCCGGCGGCCGTCCGCGCCAGATCCTGCGCGGCGTCCGCGCGCGCCACCCGGTCGCGCTGCACGGCGTATCGATGTCCATCGGCTCGGCCGACGGTCTCGACGGCGCCTATCTGACGCGACTGCGCGCGCTGGTTGACGAGATCGAACCACTGTTCGTCTCTGATCATCTCAGCTGGTCGCGGATCGAGGGCTTCAATTCGCACGACCTGCTGCCGCTGCCTTATACTGAGGAAGCGCTCGACCTCGTATGCGCGAACGTCGATCGCGCGCAGGATGCGCTCGGTCGAACCATGCTGATCGAGAACCCGTCCAGCTACATCGACTTTGCACCAGCCGACATGACAGAATGGCAATTCCTCGATCGGGTTTGCGGGCGGACCGATTGTGGTCTGTTGCTCGACGTCAACAATGTATTCGTCAGCGCGACCAATCACGGCTTTGATCCGATCGCCTATCTGGACGGTGTCCCGCACGATCGTGTCCGCCAGATCCATCTCGCCGGGCACAGCCAGGGCAAAGAATTGCTGATCGACACGCACGACAAGCCGGTGCCGACGTCGGTTTGGGATCTGTACGCGCACGTGATCCCACGCCTCGGTGCGGTCGCGACGATGATCGAGCGCGACGACGACATTCCGCCGCTTGCTGATCTGTTGAGCGAACTTGGTACCGCACGCCAGATCGGCGGCAAGATGCTGGCGCGCGCGGCGTGA
- a CDS encoding DUF389 domain-containing protein — MTAETTEHAGPDLNEKLARMALYRWWRRAVVGRVDHEAVIARIVEDSGWSPRYAFMTMMSAGIAVLGLLLSSPAVVIGAMLISPLMSPILGFGFSLALFDFAELRRSLKALAIGAVAAVAFTALIVTVSPLQAPTSEIVARTRPNLFDLAVALFAALAGTFAIIRGRGETIVGVAIATALMPPLAVVGYGLATRNMPVAGGAFALFATNFITIALSATAMARYYGFGHHLSRRQSWTQTIVLALVFVAMAIPLGISLNRIGREALAVSQTRSLLTGTFGDEARVTQLDLIFSAEPLVVRAVVITPRSAVKKTPAVQSALEETLGRPIRLDLDQIVLEAGADALEAQREELRQAADTPNPEAQRMTALARMIALVTGIPADDVTIDRDHRRATAAAAPLPGATVATYRALEARAAAETDGWSVAIVPPQGPLPEIEFADSVDTLDDAARGALATSIWAARRWNMAALGVPGLPVGPVPKSPNLSQRRALAIANTLRAQGVIPVAAPASGQRFALVTGVIAP, encoded by the coding sequence ATGACCGCTGAGACCACCGAGCACGCAGGTCCGGACCTGAACGAAAAACTGGCCCGGATGGCGCTGTACCGCTGGTGGCGGCGCGCGGTCGTCGGACGGGTCGATCACGAAGCGGTCATCGCACGGATCGTCGAGGATAGCGGCTGGTCGCCGCGCTATGCCTTCATGACGATGATGTCGGCGGGCATCGCCGTGCTCGGACTGTTGCTGTCGTCCCCAGCGGTGGTGATCGGCGCGATGCTGATCTCGCCCTTGATGAGCCCGATCCTCGGCTTCGGATTCAGTCTGGCGCTGTTCGATTTCGCCGAACTGCGCCGGTCGCTGAAGGCGCTGGCGATCGGCGCGGTCGCGGCGGTGGCGTTCACCGCGCTGATCGTCACGGTCTCGCCACTGCAAGCCCCGACGTCGGAGATCGTCGCACGGACGCGGCCCAATCTGTTCGATCTCGCGGTCGCTCTATTCGCGGCGCTGGCCGGCACCTTCGCGATCATCCGCGGGCGCGGCGAGACCATCGTGGGCGTCGCCATCGCCACCGCGCTGATGCCGCCGCTTGCGGTGGTCGGCTATGGCCTCGCCACGCGCAACATGCCGGTCGCCGGCGGCGCCTTCGCGCTGTTCGCGACCAATTTCATCACGATCGCGCTGTCGGCCACCGCGATGGCGCGCTATTATGGCTTCGGGCATCATCTGTCGCGACGGCAGAGCTGGACGCAGACGATCGTGCTCGCGCTGGTCTTCGTCGCGATGGCGATCCCGCTCGGCATTTCGCTCAATCGGATCGGGCGCGAGGCGCTGGCGGTATCGCAGACGCGCTCGCTGCTGACCGGCACGTTCGGCGACGAAGCCCGCGTGACCCAGCTCGATCTCATTTTCTCCGCCGAGCCCCTGGTCGTCCGCGCGGTCGTCATCACGCCGCGATCAGCCGTGAAGAAGACGCCGGCGGTGCAATCGGCGCTTGAGGAGACGCTCGGCCGCCCGATCCGCCTCGACCTCGACCAGATCGTCCTGGAGGCCGGCGCCGATGCCTTGGAGGCACAGCGCGAGGAACTGCGTCAGGCGGCCGACACGCCCAACCCGGAAGCGCAGCGCATGACCGCGCTCGCCCGGATGATCGCGCTCGTCACCGGCATCCCGGCGGATGACGTGACGATTGACCGCGATCACCGCCGCGCGACCGCCGCCGCCGCGCCACTGCCCGGCGCGACGGTCGCGACATACCGCGCGCTGGAAGCTCGCGCGGCGGCGGAAACCGACGGCTGGTCGGTAGCGATCGTCCCGCCGCAGGGACCGCTGCCCGAGATCGAGTTCGCCGACAGCGTCGACACGCTGGACGATGCGGCACGCGGCGCGCTGGCGACATCGATCTGGGCCGCGCGGCGCTGGAACATGGCCGCGCTCGGCGTTCCCGGCCTGCCCGTCGGTCCCGTTCCCAAAAGCCCGAACCTCTCGCAGCGCCGCGCACTCGCCATCGCGAACACGCTGCGCGCGCAAGGCGTGATCCCGGTCGCCGCGCCAGCCTCCGGGCAGCGTTTTGCGCTCGTCACTGGCGTCATCGCGCCATGA
- a CDS encoding mechanosensitive ion channel family protein, whose translation MQPVTPPPVKNPVDLIVAKLHVAANDFFLQSPNILGGIVFVVIAWFAGKLIARGVRKGFHHKGLVDLGGVISSLVFGLIVAAAVMIAAVIVFPSVKPATIISSLGIGSVAIGFAFKDILQNLLAGILLLINRPYRRGDQIVVKDFEGTVEHIQSRATLIKTYDGRRVIIPNSDVYTSPVIVNTAFPTRRSQFDVGIGYGDDPEEACRVFAEAVAKVEGVEADPAPEVLPWGLADSYVMLRARWWTDSKRTNVAHTQARVILALYKAAKEAAIDLPYPTTVMLFHDQSEATDGDRSAQREGWPAGANPPAARRPARVSDDA comes from the coding sequence ATGCAGCCCGTTACGCCCCCACCCGTCAAGAACCCGGTCGACCTGATCGTCGCCAAGCTCCACGTCGCGGCAAACGACTTCTTTCTGCAATCGCCCAATATCCTGGGCGGCATCGTGTTCGTCGTGATCGCCTGGTTCGCGGGCAAGTTGATCGCGCGCGGCGTGCGCAAGGGGTTCCATCACAAGGGGCTGGTCGATCTGGGCGGGGTGATCTCCTCGCTCGTGTTCGGGCTGATCGTGGCGGCGGCGGTGATGATCGCGGCGGTCATCGTCTTCCCCAGCGTCAAGCCGGCCACGATCATCTCCAGCCTCGGCATCGGATCGGTCGCGATCGGCTTTGCCTTCAAGGACATCCTGCAGAATCTGCTGGCCGGTATCCTGCTGCTCATCAACCGGCCCTATCGGCGCGGCGACCAGATCGTCGTCAAGGATTTCGAGGGCACCGTCGAACACATCCAGAGCCGCGCCACGCTCATCAAGACCTATGACGGCAGGCGTGTCATCATCCCCAACTCCGACGTCTATACCTCGCCCGTCATCGTCAACACCGCCTTTCCGACGCGCCGTAGCCAGTTCGACGTCGGCATCGGCTATGGCGACGATCCCGAGGAGGCGTGCCGCGTCTTCGCGGAGGCGGTCGCGAAGGTCGAAGGGGTCGAGGCCGACCCCGCACCGGAGGTGCTGCCCTGGGGTCTCGCCGACAGCTATGTGATGCTGCGCGCGCGCTGGTGGACAGACTCCAAGCGCACAAATGTCGCGCATACCCAAGCACGCGTCATTCTCGCTCTGTACAAGGCCGCGAAAGAGGCTGCGATCGATCTGCCCTATCCGACCACCGTCATGCTGTTCCACGATCAGAGCGAGGCGACCGACGGCGATCGATCGGCGCAGCGCGAGGGCTGGCCTGCGGGCGCCAACCCGCCAGCCGCACGTCGTCCCGCTCGCGTATCCGACGACGCATGA
- a CDS encoding cation:proton antiporter: MIGGLTLTPFDAAAILIVLAAALGYLNFRFLQLPSSIGLTIMGAVASLIVVVLDRLFPRAGLGHDVMRFIAGIDFHTTLMEGMLSFLLFAGALHVDWTEMARGRWPILVLSTIGVVLSTALVGGGFLLLARLIGFEVPAIWCFVFGALISPTDPVSVMGVLKRANVSPALEATVAGESLFNDGVGVVIFTILLVSALSGEPFSVAHGAELFAVEAGGGILLGLVIGWIAFRAMRSIDDYKVEVLISLAVVMGGYAIARPLHASGPVAMAVAGLIIGNAGVAHAMSDTTRDYLHKFWDLIDDILNTVLFLLIGLEVVTIPGDLRLLVLGVAAIPLALLARAISVVLPLRAIRPRYHYGPVAPVTLIWGGLRGGISIALALGLPEGPQRSVILAATYVVVLFSVIVQGGTIKRVLEHLTAKDSTS; the protein is encoded by the coding sequence ATGATCGGCGGCCTGACGCTGACGCCGTTCGATGCCGCCGCCATCCTGATCGTGCTGGCGGCGGCGCTCGGCTATCTCAACTTCCGGTTCCTGCAATTGCCGTCGTCGATCGGGTTGACCATCATGGGCGCCGTCGCGTCGCTGATCGTCGTGGTGCTCGACCGGCTGTTCCCCCGCGCCGGGCTTGGCCACGATGTCATGCGCTTCATCGCGGGGATCGATTTCCACACGACATTGATGGAAGGCATGCTCTCCTTCCTGCTGTTCGCGGGCGCGCTGCATGTCGACTGGACCGAGATGGCGCGCGGCCGCTGGCCGATCCTCGTGCTCAGTACGATCGGCGTGGTGCTCTCGACGGCCTTGGTCGGCGGTGGCTTCCTCCTGCTCGCGCGGCTCATCGGCTTCGAAGTCCCCGCGATCTGGTGCTTCGTGTTCGGTGCGCTGATCAGCCCGACCGACCCCGTCTCGGTGATGGGCGTTCTGAAACGCGCCAATGTCTCGCCCGCGCTCGAGGCCACGGTTGCCGGCGAAAGCCTGTTCAACGACGGCGTCGGTGTCGTGATCTTCACCATCCTTCTCGTCTCCGCGCTGTCGGGGGAACCCTTCTCCGTTGCCCACGGCGCCGAACTTTTCGCGGTCGAGGCGGGCGGCGGCATCCTGCTGGGCCTCGTGATAGGCTGGATCGCGTTTCGCGCGATGCGGTCGATCGACGACTACAAGGTCGAGGTGCTGATCAGCCTGGCGGTCGTCATGGGTGGATACGCGATCGCCCGCCCGCTCCATGCCAGCGGCCCGGTCGCGATGGCGGTCGCGGGGCTCATCATCGGCAATGCCGGGGTCGCGCATGCGATGAGCGACACGACACGCGACTATCTGCACAAATTCTGGGATCTGATCGACGACATCCTCAATACGGTCCTGTTCCTGCTGATCGGGCTGGAGGTGGTCACGATCCCGGGCGACCTGCGACTGTTGGTGCTGGGTGTGGCGGCGATCCCGCTCGCGCTGCTGGCTCGTGCGATTTCGGTCGTCCTGCCGCTGCGCGCCATCCGTCCGCGTTATCATTACGGCCCCGTCGCACCCGTGACGTTGATCTGGGGAGGACTGCGCGGCGGCATCTCGATCGCGCTCGCGCTGGGGTTGCCCGAGGGGCCGCAGCGTTCGGTGATCCTGGCCGCAACCTATGTCGTCGTCCTGTTCTCCGTGATCGTGCAGGGCGGCACTATCAAGCGCGTTCTCGAACATCTGACGGCGAAGGACAGCACATCGTGA